The stretch of DNA GTAAGCGTCAGTGGGTCGATGAAATATGGCCCCTGCTCGGCCACGAGTGACTTGTAGAACCGGGCGTTCGCTTCGTCCGGCAGTTTCGCGGCATCGTTCCCGTTCGCCGCAAGCGCGGATACGACGCTATCGACTACCTGTTGGACCTGCGCGGAGGCCGATTCGACCGCAGCGCGATCACCGGCATTCGATGCGGCCATCCATGCCGCGAGCGGCGAATCGCTGGGCGCGGGCGGCGTCCCGAGATCGACGAATGCCCAGGTGTCCGCATTGCCCATCGAATCCGGGTGGGGGTTCGATCGCAGCGGATCGGCCATCAAATCCGGCGTGAATCGCCACGTCTTCTCCGCGTCCGCCACACTCGTTACTTGTATCTTTATCACTGTCGAGTCGCAGGAATACTCTCCGCGCGGCTCGATCGCGAATAGCAGGGTATCGCCGAGCGCGACCGGCACCGGCTGCATCGCAGGCGAAATATCGGCTGCGCCTGCGTTATCCATTGCGCCTTCCGCAACCGTGGCCGTAGCCGTTCCGGCGCGGTGCTCGATCCGCCATGCCACGCCATTCCCGCAGTTTGCGTCCGCGTCGGCGATGCTCGCGCTCACCGTGACCTCGCCCGCGATTGGACTGCGCCACGCAACCGCGACGCCAGTCGTGGGCGAGGGATGGACGATCACCGAACGCGGCGGCTGCTTGATTGTCGCGTACACGCGTTCCTGGTCCGTCGTGTTAATCGTCACCGACGGCATGCCGTTCGTGCCGAGCCACGAGAATAGGCCGGGGAGGTTTTGCGCGTTCGGCACCGGATTCTTCAAGTAACGCAGTAGCGACAGGCCCGCGAGGTCCATCCACCGCGTGAGCGCGTCGCTGTTCAGTCCCCGTTGCGCGGCAAAGGCCAGAGTATCGAAGTTCGGATCGGACTTTCGCGCCTGCGCCGCGTCCCACGCCGCGATCAGATAGTCCTTTGTCTGGGCCATCAGTTGCGGCACGACGCGTTGCCGCAGCGCCGCGGACTGTTCATTGATCGCTGCCGTCAATTCGCCGTCGCGCTTTGCGCGCGCGTCCTGCGTGGCGGCGACCTCAGGCGTAATCAGCGGAATGTGCAGAATTGGCGAACCTTCGGTCTTCTGTCCCGGCCCCGGTAGAATGTGCGTGCTGAAGAAAATGCCCGCGAGCCCGTAGTAGTCGTGCATCGTGAACGGGTCAAACTTGTGATCGTGGCAGCGCGCGCAGCCCATCGTGACGCCCATGATGCCGCGCGTGACGACGTCGATCTGGTCGTCGACGATGTCGGTCACCATTTTCTGTTTATCGGCATCGCCCTGCGGCCAATTGCCGATGGCGAGCATAGCGGTGGCGATTGTGCCGTCGCGATTGAAGCCGGAGTCCGGTTGCTTCGGATCGGGGAGCAAATCGCCCGCGATTTGATACTTCACAAATTCGTTGTACGGCATGTCGCTATTGAACGCGCCGATCACCCAATCGCGATACCGCCACGAATTCACCGGATCGGTCACTGTTCCCGCTCGCGAATCGAAGGAGTCGGTGTAGCGGACGACATCCAGCCAATGTCTCCCCCACCGTTCGCCGTAGTGCGGGGACGCGAGCAAACGCTCGATTACTTTGGAGAAGGCGTTGGGCGATTTGTCCGCGAGAAACGCGTCAACCTCGTCCGGCGTCGGCGGCAACCCCACGAGATCGAATGTCGCCCGCCGAATCAGCGTGCGCTTGTCCGCCGGCCCTGCCGGTGCGATGCCTTCCGCCTCCAACTTCGCAAGGATGAAGCGATCGACGGGGGTCTTTATCCACGATTCGTCCTTAACTGCGGGCGGCCCGCTGCGAACCACCGGCTTGAACGCCCACCATTCGCGCTCCTTGGCAATATCGATGCCCGCGGCAGCCGCGACGGGAATTGTTTGGCTTTCCTTTGGCCACGGGGCGCCCATCGCCACCCATTCGGTGAGCGCGTCGATTGCCGCCTGATCCAGCTTCGAACTCGGCGGCATCTTCAGTTCCTGCTCGTAGCCGATCGCTCGCACGAGCAAGCTCGCCGCAGCATCACCCGGCACGATCCCCGCTCCATGGTCGCCGCCATTCAAAATCGCATTGCGCGAATCCAGCCGTAGATTCGATTTCTGTTTCTCCGGACCGTGACACGACTGGCAGTGTTCGATGAGGACTGGGCGCACCTTGGATTCGAAGAAATGGAGCGCGTCGTCGCTGAACTGCGGTTCGACCGTGTCGGAAACACCGGCCAGGCGGAGCGCGGTCTCCACCGCGCGCAGCCGCGCCTGCAAAGAGGCGCGCGCGGCGTTGTCGTCAGTGGATTTCAAGGCCTCCGTCACACGCGCCTTCTCTTGCGCAAGTTGTTCCTTCAGTTGCGCACTCGAATCCGCGCCGGCCAGGGCGTCAAATGCGGCCCGGAATTCGTCCGCGAGTCCCTGCGCATCCGCATGGAACAACGCAGCCGCCGCGAGGCATGGCGCCACGATGAACGAAACGTGGCGGAAACGCATGGTAGGGAAGCGATTACGCATGGCCGCTACTATGCCATAGCCTGTAGGCCAACGCCACGCGGCGCCGCCGACGGGTTGACCCCCCCCGCCCGTTGAAGTACCATCCAATGGAACCCGGAACGAGTATGCATACGAACGGTTTAGATTGAGGCAGTCTGCGTGGTGCGGCGGGTTGCGCGGCGCACGCGGGCAAGCGGAAAAGAGGAAACGCTATGTTCGGCAAAGTCTGGCGGGCGTTGATTGCGCAGGTGAACAAGCTGGCCAATTTCTTCTGGGAAATGGACCCCATCGCCCAGATGCAGCTCGAGTACGACAACGCCGTCGAACAACTCAAGGAAGGGCGCACCGGCCTCGAGCAATACCGCGCGCTTGTCGAGCGAGTTTCGCGCCAAGTCAAAAACGACCAAAAACGTATTACCGACCTCACGGCGAAGGTGAAGAGCTACCTTTCGGTGAACGACCGCGACACGGCGGGTAAGTTCGCGATCGAATTGAAGCGCGCGCAGGACGAGCTGAAAGAAAACGAAGAGCAGCTCAAGCTGCACGAGGCGAGCTACGAAAACTATCTTACGAAGATCCAGCACGCGACCAAGAAGCTGAACGAACTTCAGAACAAGATTCACAAGTACGACGCCGAACTGAAGATGAGCGCGGCGGAAGCGGAAGTCAGCAAGCTCGCGCAGAGTCTCAACTTTGACATCACCACCGACTTCGGCCAACTTGAAGACGTCATCCAGCGCCAGATAGACACGAACCGCGCGAAGGTGCGAGTCGCCGCCGATTTGTCGGGCCAGGGCATTCAGGAAATCGAGGCGGAGCGCCGCGTCGAAGAACAGCAGGCGGAAGACCTGTTGCGCCAGTTCGAGGTTGACATGGGCCTGAAAACGCCGGAAACCGCGGGCATCCAGCCGCGCGAAAAGACCTTGGGGAGCGAGCAACCCGAATCGTCGCCCGAACAGAAAGAAGCGGCGTTGAAAGAAGTCGAGAAACAGATCGGCTCGTAATACCGGTGCTATTCCCGCGCCGCAGGCTGGGCTGGCGGCCTTGTCTGTAAGCGCAAGCAGTCTGACACGTAACTCAAGCCAGTAATTGCAGGAAGGAGTATTGCGATGAGCGACCAACCCGGTGGCCGTCCCAAGACGGCGTTCTACGTAGTCCTTTTCTTCGTTGTTGCGGGCCTCGCCGTATATGGCTTGCGGGACGTGTTCTTCCCCGCGCCGCAGTCGCCGCAGCCGCAACAAACGGCGCCGATCGCTCCGGGTGACTTGCAGCAGGCCTTGACTCCGGCTACGACACCTGCGCCTGACACCGGCGAAGGCGCCGAAGCACCGGATTCCAATGCCGTCACGACGGTGAAGGAATACAACTTCGTGGCGTCGGAGAAGCTTCCGCCCGTCAGCGGCGTGAGTTCATACGAACCGCTTGCGGACCGCACCGTGAAATTCGCGCTGAACGTGTGGGCCGGCTGGGCGCCGATCGTGCTGTTTAACGAAGGCAAAGGCCCGGGCAAACTCTGGACAACGCCGAATGGCGAGCCATTCAAGGTCGAGTTGGTCTTGATCGACAATCCGGTCGATATGCGCGACGCCTACGCGGCAGGCAGGCTCCACGTCGGTTGGGGCACACTCGACATGATCCCGCTCTTCATGGAAGACCTGCAAAAGGACAGCCGCATCATGCCGCGCGTGTTTCAGCAGGTGGACTGGTCGAACGGCGGTGACGGCATCGTCATTCGCCGCAGCGCCGCGAAGGACCCGCAGCGCCCGACCATCGCCGATCTTCGCGGCAAGACGGTCGTGCTCGCACAGAACTCGCCGAGCCAGTTCTTCGTATTGAACGCGTTGATCAACGGCGGCGTGCAGCCCGCCGAAGTGACGTTCATGTATACGCTGGATGCATTCCAGGCGGCGGCGGCGTTTAACACAGACAAGAACATTGCGGCCTGCGTAAGCTGGGCGCCGGACATCTACAACCTCACCGAGATTCCGTCGAACCATCTGCTTGTCACGACCGCGACCGCGAATAAACTCATCGCGGACGTGTGGTTCGCGCGCGCGGACTTTGCGAAAGACCACCCCGACATCTGCGAAGGCCTTGTGCGCGGCATTTTTGAAGGCATGGAGATGATGAAGACCGACGCGGGCAAACAGCAGGCGGCCGGCCACATGTCGAAGCTATACAACATACCCGGCGACGAATGCCTTGCGATGCTCGGCGACGCCCACTCGACGAATTACGCCGAGAACCGCGACTTCTTCATGAACGCGAACAACCCGGCGAATTTCGAGCGCACATGGAATACGGCGTATTACTTGTATCGCCACATCGGCAAGGTCAGTTCGCCGGTGCCGTTCGACAAGGTGATGGATTTCTCGATCATCCAGAAGCTGGGCGGCGAAGAGAAATACGCGAACAGCAAGAACGAGTACCAGGTCCAGTTCACGCCAAAAACGGTGCAAAGTATCAAGGCCGAGAGCGGCGAAATCCTCACCAAGGTCGTGACGTTCCATTTCTACCCGAACAGCTACGATCTGTATAAGAAGGTGACGGCTACCGAGAACGGCAGAGACGTCGAGAAGATGTACGACCCGAACGTCGACTTCGTGCTCGAAGAAGTGGGCAAGCTCGCGGGCCAGTTCGGCGCGGCACGCATCATCATCGAAGGCCACACGGACAGCAGCATGAAGGGCAAGGTCCCCGCGAACCTGGTGAAGGAACTCTCGGACCACCGCGCAAACGCGGTGAAAGAAGCCCTCATCAACAAATTCCCAACGCTCGATCCGAAACAGTTCAGCTCCACGGGCCTTGGGTGGGACGTGCCGGCCGATCCGACAAACCCGCTCGATCAGGCGAAAAACCGCCGCGTGGAAGTTAAAGTGTATCCGTTGGAAGCGGCCGAATAGCCGCGCGCTATTGGATCGGTGCCGGCCATGAACGCTTTACGGCGCATGCGCGCGCTGATCGCCGAATGGATCGTGATTCGGAGCAGGCCATCGGCACTCGAAGGCGCGGTAATGTCCGTTGTTTGTATCGCGCTGGCGTTCGCGGTGTGGTATGTCGTGACGGCGGGCCGCGTCGAAGACCGCATCGTCGATCCCTACACGCTGCCGAGCGTGTCCGAAACTTTCAACACGATAGACGAATTGTGGTTCGACCGCGCACTGGCGCGGAGCGCCATGGCGAGCTTGGGCCGCGTGCTCGGCGGGTTTGCGCTCGCGGCGGCAATTGCCGTGCCGTTAGGCGTTTGTGCGGGCGCATTTCTTCGGCTGAACGCGTTCCTGCGGCCCCTTTCGATCTTCGGGCGCAACATCCCCATCGCCGCGCTCATTCCGCTGACGTTGATGTGGTTTGGCCTAGACGAATTGCAGAAGGTGATGTTTATCTTCCTCGCGTCGGTGGCGTTTATATTCGCGGATACCGTGCGCTCGATCGAAGACGTGCCGGACAGCTACCTCGACGCCGCGTATACGCTTGGCGCGCAGTTCGTTCCCAAACATGGCGGAAAAGTCGCGGTAGTACTTGGCCTCGCATACGGCGCGGTGTTCGGCATCGCGTACTACGCGCTGGCGCAGCGGCCGGGGCCAAACGACGTCGAATTGATTTCGGCCTGGCGCATTGGACTAGCCGAAGTGACAATCGTCGGGTTTGCCGCCGGGTTCCTGTTGTGGTTCCCGCCGCTTGCTTATCAGGCGGTGCAGAAAGTGCTGCTGCCGCTGGCCATGCCCGACATCGTGAACAGCCTGCGGTTGCTGTTCGGTCTCGCGTTCGGTTACATCATGTTGGCCGAAGTCATCAACGCGGAGAAGGGTCTCGGCGCGATAATCAACCTTAGCCAGCGACAAGGCCCGCGCGAGCACATTTATCTTTCGCTGATCCTGATTGCGCTGCTCGCTTTTGGAATCGACCGCGCTCTTCTGACTGTTCAGCGCTGGTGTTTTCCCTATAAGCGAATTGGAGAGCACTAATGGCGGGCGCCGTGACAGGCTTGCCTCCGTGCAGCATCACCGAATTCCCGCGCGGCGCCGCGAAGGTGGGCGCCGCCCCCATCATCGAGTTCAAAGGTGTGACGAAGACGTTCAGCGCCGGTACGAAGAACGCGTTCACGGCCATTCGCGACGTCACGTTCAGCGTCGAGGATGTCGAGGGGCATGGCGAGTTCGTGGCAATACTCGGGCCGAGCGGTTGCGGGAAAAGCACCGTGCTTCGCCTAATCGCTGGGCTCGGCCCGCACCATCCCGCGACGCGCGGCGACGTGTTGTTGTCCGGCAACCCGATTACCGGCCCCGGCCCCGACCGGGGAATGGTGTTCCAGGACTATACGAGTTTCGACAACCGCACCGTGCTCGACAATGTCGCGTTCGGCCTCGAATGCCGCGGCGTGCCGAAGCGCGAGCGGTACGAACTTGCGAAGGAATGGATCGGCAAGGTCAAGCTTGACCCGGTGAAGGACGCGTACAAGTATCCGCACCAACTGTCCGGCGGCATGCGGCAGCGCGTCGCCATTGCGCGCACGTTGATCCTCAAGCCGCGCGTCATCCTGATGGACGAACCGTTCGGCGCACTCGACCCGGCCACGCGGCACAATATGCAGGACCTGTTGATCGAACTTTGGAAAGAGGTCCAGGCCACGGTCTTCTTCATCACGCACGACGTTAACGAGTCCGTGTTTCTCGGCGACCGCTGTTACATTTTCAGCAACTCACCGGGCACGATCATTCACCAGTTCCGCATCTCTCCTCCCGACCGCCCCGCCCGGCTCATCATCCGCGAGAAGTCTTTCCTTGAAACGGTTTATCATGTCCGCGAGATTCTGGATGGCCTCGAAGAAGGGAAGACATGAACCGCCGACCGCCCCAGTCCAATTTCGCGAAATACGTCGCCGCGGCGTTTTCGTGGCGGTGGAACCTGCTCGCGTTCGGGGCGGGCATTGTCTTCGCGTTTCTGTCCGGCCAGCCGGACATGTTCATTCCGTTGGTCGCGGCCGCGGAGATCGGGTACCTGGGTCTGCTCTCTACCCACCCCAGATTTCGCAAGTCCGTGGATGCGCGCAAATATTCGGGACGCTCCATCGCCGTTCAAAACGTATCCTCGGACGAGCTGCTGCGCCAGATTCGTTCCGGATTGAAGCCCGAGATGTGGCGCCGGTACGAGTCGCTGCGCGACAGGTGCCTGCACCTCGACAACCTGGCAAAGCAATTCCGCGGATTACAACTCGGCGACTCCTCGACACGATCGGAACTTCAGACCGCGTCACTCGAGCGGCTGCTGTGGATGTTCCTGAAGCTGCTGTACAGCGTCGATGCGC from Candidatus Hydrogenedentota bacterium encodes:
- a CDS encoding DUF1549 domain-containing protein, coding for MRNRFPTMRFRHVSFIVAPCLAAAALFHADAQGLADEFRAAFDALAGADSSAQLKEQLAQEKARVTEALKSTDDNAARASLQARLRAVETALRLAGVSDTVEPQFSDDALHFFESKVRPVLIEHCQSCHGPEKQKSNLRLDSRNAILNGGDHGAGIVPGDAAASLLVRAIGYEQELKMPPSSKLDQAAIDALTEWVAMGAPWPKESQTIPVAAAAGIDIAKEREWWAFKPVVRSGPPAVKDESWIKTPVDRFILAKLEAEGIAPAGPADKRTLIRRATFDLVGLPPTPDEVDAFLADKSPNAFSKVIERLLASPHYGERWGRHWLDVVRYTDSFDSRAGTVTDPVNSWRYRDWVIGAFNSDMPYNEFVKYQIAGDLLPDPKQPDSGFNRDGTIATAMLAIGNWPQGDADKQKMVTDIVDDQIDVVTRGIMGVTMGCARCHDHKFDPFTMHDYYGLAGIFFSTHILPGPGQKTEGSPILHIPLITPEVAATQDARAKRDGELTAAINEQSAALRQRVVPQLMAQTKDYLIAAWDAAQARKSDPNFDTLAFAAQRGLNSDALTRWMDLAGLSLLRYLKNPVPNAQNLPGLFSWLGTNGMPSVTINTTDQERVYATIKQPPRSVIVHPSPTTGVAVAWRSPIAGEVTVSASIADADANCGNGVAWRIEHRAGTATATVAEGAMDNAGAADISPAMQPVPVALGDTLLFAIEPRGEYSCDSTVIKIQVTSVADAEKTWRFTPDLMADPLRSNPHPDSMGNADTWAFVDLGTPPAPSDSPLAAWMAASNAGDRAAVESASAQVQQVVDSVVSALAANGNDAAKLPDEANARFYKSLVAEQGPYFIDPLTLTAQEFAEDREKLAAVRKELDDLRAQPAPEIDYTEGAQEGGTPNTEHEGIRDARIHKRGSYTQLGDVVPRDFPAVLVRAGASAPQITGSGRKQLADWVGSAENPLTARVMVNRIWQHHFGEGIVRTPGNFGKLGIAPSHPELLDYLAAEFVSSGWSIKAMHRMMMLSSTYQQSCVPSAPGTDADNKFFGRQNRRRLEAEPLRDAMLAVSGKLDMTVGGTAFPDIATPRRTVYFRTVRSDRTSYTMLFDAADPTAIIDKRTESTVAPQALFLINNPFVLEQARAMAGRVLTWQATDDAARIAALYPILYARPPREEETAIGLRVLEHARAAAPNDETRAWQEYCQILLCANEFAFVD
- a CDS encoding PspA/IM30 family protein, which codes for MFGKVWRALIAQVNKLANFFWEMDPIAQMQLEYDNAVEQLKEGRTGLEQYRALVERVSRQVKNDQKRITDLTAKVKSYLSVNDRDTAGKFAIELKRAQDELKENEEQLKLHEASYENYLTKIQHATKKLNELQNKIHKYDAELKMSAAEAEVSKLAQSLNFDITTDFGQLEDVIQRQIDTNRAKVRVAADLSGQGIQEIEAERRVEEQQAEDLLRQFEVDMGLKTPETAGIQPREKTLGSEQPESSPEQKEAALKEVEKQIGS
- a CDS encoding OmpA family protein, with the protein product MSDQPGGRPKTAFYVVLFFVVAGLAVYGLRDVFFPAPQSPQPQQTAPIAPGDLQQALTPATTPAPDTGEGAEAPDSNAVTTVKEYNFVASEKLPPVSGVSSYEPLADRTVKFALNVWAGWAPIVLFNEGKGPGKLWTTPNGEPFKVELVLIDNPVDMRDAYAAGRLHVGWGTLDMIPLFMEDLQKDSRIMPRVFQQVDWSNGGDGIVIRRSAAKDPQRPTIADLRGKTVVLAQNSPSQFFVLNALINGGVQPAEVTFMYTLDAFQAAAAFNTDKNIAACVSWAPDIYNLTEIPSNHLLVTTATANKLIADVWFARADFAKDHPDICEGLVRGIFEGMEMMKTDAGKQQAAGHMSKLYNIPGDECLAMLGDAHSTNYAENRDFFMNANNPANFERTWNTAYYLYRHIGKVSSPVPFDKVMDFSIIQKLGGEEKYANSKNEYQVQFTPKTVQSIKAESGEILTKVVTFHFYPNSYDLYKKVTATENGRDVEKMYDPNVDFVLEEVGKLAGQFGAARIIIEGHTDSSMKGKVPANLVKELSDHRANAVKEALINKFPTLDPKQFSSTGLGWDVPADPTNPLDQAKNRRVEVKVYPLEAAE
- a CDS encoding ABC transporter permease subunit, with product MNALRRMRALIAEWIVIRSRPSALEGAVMSVVCIALAFAVWYVVTAGRVEDRIVDPYTLPSVSETFNTIDELWFDRALARSAMASLGRVLGGFALAAAIAVPLGVCAGAFLRLNAFLRPLSIFGRNIPIAALIPLTLMWFGLDELQKVMFIFLASVAFIFADTVRSIEDVPDSYLDAAYTLGAQFVPKHGGKVAVVLGLAYGAVFGIAYYALAQRPGPNDVELISAWRIGLAEVTIVGFAAGFLLWFPPLAYQAVQKVLLPLAMPDIVNSLRLLFGLAFGYIMLAEVINAEKGLGAIINLSQRQGPREHIYLSLILIALLAFGIDRALLTVQRWCFPYKRIGEH
- a CDS encoding ABC transporter ATP-binding protein: MAGAVTGLPPCSITEFPRGAAKVGAAPIIEFKGVTKTFSAGTKNAFTAIRDVTFSVEDVEGHGEFVAILGPSGCGKSTVLRLIAGLGPHHPATRGDVLLSGNPITGPGPDRGMVFQDYTSFDNRTVLDNVAFGLECRGVPKRERYELAKEWIGKVKLDPVKDAYKYPHQLSGGMRQRVAIARTLILKPRVILMDEPFGALDPATRHNMQDLLIELWKEVQATVFFITHDVNESVFLGDRCYIFSNSPGTIIHQFRISPPDRPARLIIREKSFLETVYHVREILDGLEEGKT